Proteins from one Gammaproteobacteria bacterium genomic window:
- a CDS encoding DUF2141 domain-containing protein, whose protein sequence is MSKLYLPFLIAVVTSIAGCSTQAPPKVEEGQQKISVIIENISPTSGVLRVALYNSKNYWLSDNGIVRARLVMVDESTERLEFWGLPSGDYGIAVYHDINSNNVMDKKYFVIPNEAYGFSNNARGSFGVGSPGFNKAKFAVPQIKPQRILLEQPPI, encoded by the coding sequence ATGAGCAAATTATATTTGCCATTTTTGATAGCAGTAGTAACCAGTATTGCCGGTTGTTCCACGCAAGCACCGCCGAAAGTCGAAGAAGGCCAGCAAAAAATATCGGTGATCATTGAAAATATTAGCCCGACAAGCGGTGTATTGAGAGTCGCCCTGTACAACAGCAAAAATTATTGGCTAAGCGACAACGGCATCGTTCGAGCGCGCTTAGTAATGGTCGATGAGTCCACCGAAAGGCTAGAGTTTTGGGGCCTGCCGTCGGGTGATTACGGGATCGCCGTCTATCATGACATCAACTCGAACAACGTCATGGATAAGAAATACTTCGTAATTCCAAACGAAGCCTACGGGTTCTCGAACAATGCCCGAGGGTCATTCGGCGTGGGGAGTCCAGGCTTCAACAAGGCGAAATTTGCAGTACCGCAGATAAAGCCGCAGCGAATATTACTTGAGCAGCCGCCCATATGA